The Deltaproteobacteria bacterium genomic sequence CTTGATGCCGACCAACTCCTGCATGAGCAGCTCGTCGATATGCAACCGACCGGCCGTATCCAGCAAAATCACGGAGCAGCCCTTGAGGCCGGCCTCGCGCATGGCATTGGCGCAAATATCCACCGGGCTCATATCCACGGTGGATGGATACACCGGGATACCCAGTTCGGCGCCGAGCTTTTGCAACTGGTCAATGGCCGCCGGGCGATAGACATCGGCCGGGACCAGATACGGGGCATATTTTTGGCGGCGCAGGAACAAGGCGAGCTTGGCGGCCGAGGTTGTTTTTCCCGAGCCCTGCAAACCGGCCATCATGATCACGTAGGGCGGCTTGCCCTTGAAATCCAAGCCGCAGCTCTCCCCTCCCAGCAGGGCGATCAGCTCCTCGTGCACGATCTTGATGACTTGCTGTCCGGGCGTGAGGCTCGCCAGGACATCCTGGCCCAAGGCCCGCGCCTTGACCCGTTCGACAAATTCCTTGACGACCTTGAAATTGACGTCCGCTTCCAGGAGGGCCATGCGCACTTCGCGCAACCCGTCCTGAATATTGCCTTCGTCAAGGCGGCCATGGCCGCGTAATTTTTTGAAGACCGAATCAAGCCGGTCGGACAAGCTGTCGAACATGCGGAAACACCTATGCTAGGGAAAAGAAGTAGACCCGCATAGACAAGATCAATCCATGCGTCAAGTAGCGGTCACGGCGCCCGCCCCAGGCCCCCGACCGCCATAAAACCGGCGGCCGCGATCCATGAACGCGCCCTAGGCCAAGGCCTTGGCCACGGCCCGGACAAATCCGGGCGCGGACTTCCGAATGACGGACTCATCAACGCAGAAAGCGAGGCGGAAATATCCCGGATACCCGAATCCGGATCCGGGCACGGCCAGAATCTGTTCGTCCATGAGTGTCTTGACGAAGGCGGTGTCGTCAGTTCCCTTGGGAATGCGCGGGAAGAAGTAGAACGCGCCCTGGGGCATGGAAAATTCCAGACCGGCCGCGCGCAGCACTTCGGCCATGGCCTCGCGACGACGCGCATAGATCGATGCGTCCACCGCGTGCCCCAGGGCGCGGGCCAAAAGCTTTTGGCCCACGGCCGGAGCATTGACAAAACCCAGAATGCGGTTGGTCAAAATCACCCCGGCCACGAGTCGCGCCGCATCGGGCATGGCCGGATTGACGGCCACGTAGCCGACCCGTTCCCCGGCCAGGGCCAGGTTCTTGGAAAAAGAACTGACCACGACGCTGTGTTCGTACATCGGGAAAACAGCCGGCACCCGGACACCGTCATAGGCCAGAAAACGATAGGGCTCGTCGGACACCAACAGGATGGAGCGCCCTATCCTGGCCGAGGCCGAACGCAACAGTCCGGCCAGACGCGCGATTTCCTCCGAGGAATAAATGCGGCCCGTGGGATTGTTCGGAGAATTAATCAGCACGCACCGGGTACGATCCGTGATGGCACCGGCGACGGCCTCCAGATCAAGTTCAAAGGTCAGCGGCTTGGCGGGCACGGCCTTGAGCACGCCCTGAAAATTCTCGACATAAAAACCGTATTCCACGAAATACGGCGCCGGACACAAAACCTCGTCGCCAGGCTCGAGCACGGCCCGGAACAGGGCGTTGATCCCCCCGGCCGCGCCACAGGTGACCACGACATGGTCCGGGCCGACCTCGGCCTCCTGCTCGGCCGCGATCACCTGGGCCAGGCGGGCGCGAACCTGGGGGTAACCGGCGTTGGGCATGTATCCAAAGACAAAGGACTGATCCGCCTCGTCGGCCAGGGCGCG encodes the following:
- a CDS encoding pyridoxal phosphate-dependent aminotransferase; protein product: MVLNTQVDGYLANSSWIRRMFEAGIELKKKYGPENVYDFSLGNPDLAPPAVVAEGLRALADEADQSFVFGYMPNAGYPQVRARLAQVIAAEQEAEVGPDHVVVTCGAAGGINALFRAVLEPGDEVLCPAPYFVEYGFYVENFQGVLKAVPAKPLTFELDLEAVAGAITDRTRCVLINSPNNPTGRIYSSEEIARLAGLLRSASARIGRSILLVSDEPYRFLAYDGVRVPAVFPMYEHSVVVSSFSKNLALAGERVGYVAVNPAMPDAARLVAGVILTNRILGFVNAPAVGQKLLARALGHAVDASIYARRREAMAEVLRAAGLEFSMPQGAFYFFPRIPKGTDDTAFVKTLMDEQILAVPGSGFGYPGYFRLAFCVDESVIRKSAPGFVRAVAKALA